CCTTGCCTATGCGATATCAGTGCACAAATCGCAGGGCAGTGAATACCCTGTTGTCATCATCCCTGTGCTAACCCAGCATTATATGCTTTTGCAGCGGAACCTTATCTATACGGGCATCACGCGGGGCAAGAAGCTCGTTATTCTCATCGGTACCAAAAAAGCCCTTTCAATCGCGATCAATAACAACAAACCACAGAAAAGATATACCATGCTCAGGGAAAGACTGATGAACAAGTGCAGTGATGAGTTATGAGTTGATAGGCGATCTATATTGTTTTATTCCAATATGCGATCAAGATGATCCTTATATAGAAGGGGAAACTGTTTATTGCAGCGAACATCGAGGACGGGTTGGGTACCCTGCTGATGAGATGAAGTGTGCCTGCGGCCAGGCCGCGGTTAGGCCAATCTGATTTGTCCGAAGCCCAGTGGCAAGTTAGAAGATTGAACGGAATCGAATCACTGCAAGGGTAATCCGCCCGGAGTGGAAGCTGAAGAAATGGTTTCCCATTAAAATCAATTTAATAGCATATTGGAATTAGTATGCCCTGAAGCCCGGCGTGCTGCTGAATTCTGAAACCAAATTTTCCAGTTTATCCCAGCGATGATAGGCCGCATCCAGCTCCTTTTCAAGGGCTTCCAACCGATCATTGATTGTCCTTAATTTAGCCGCATCGTAGCTTGCATAAAATTCAGAGGAATTCAGGGTTGCCATGAGGCGCTGTTTTTCTGCCTCCAGAGCTTCTATTGTCTGCGGCAGTGCTTCCAACTCGCGAGTCTCTTTAAAGGATAATTTTTGTTTCTCCTTCGGGCGTTCCCCCCTCTTTTCCTTTTGTTCCTTTGGCGCAGTTGACTTCGGGGGCTCAACCGGTACCTTCCGCTGTCTGAGCCAGTCGTCATAGCCGCCCACATATTCCTGTAACAGTCCCTCACCCTCAAAGACAATCGTCGAGGTCACCACATTATTGAGAAACTCACGGTCATGACTGACCATCAGGATCGTCCCGCTGTATTCAAGCAACCGGTCTTCAAGCAGTTCCAGCGTTTCGGCATCAAGGTCGTTGGTGGGCTCATCCAGGACAAGAACATTGGATGGGATGATAAAGAGTTTCGCCAAAAGCAGGCGATTGCGTTCACCACCAGAGAGAGAACTCACAGGCGACATTATCCGCTCAGGCGAAAAGAGAAAGCCCTGAAGGTAACCTACAACATGCCGCGAGGCGCCGCCCACTATGATCGTGTCGTTGCCTCCGCCAATATTTTCCCTGAGGGTCTTATTTTCGTCGAGCTGTGCACGGAGCTGATCAAAGTAGGCAATCCCGATCCCGGTACCCAGACGGACCCTTCCCTGCTGGGGCTTGAGATCACCGAGGAGTATCCTGAGAAGGGTGGTCTTGCCGGAACCGTTAGGTCCGATGATGCCCACCTTGTCGCCGCGGATGATAGTGGTGGAGAAGGCTTCAACAATCTTCTTATCGCCCCAGGCAAAACAGACTTTTTCGGCATCCACAACCATCCGGCCGCTCCGCTCTGCCTCCTGAATCAC
This window of the Pseudomonadota bacterium genome carries:
- a CDS encoding ATP-binding domain-containing protein produces the protein LAYAISVHKSQGSEYPVVIIPVLTQHYMLLQRNLIYTGITRGKKLVILIGTKKALSIAINNNKPQKRYTMLRERLMNKCSDEL
- a CDS encoding ATP-binding cassette domain-containing protein produces the protein MGLIWINDVSLSFGEPRLLDCVTLQIEAGERIGLLGRNGSGKSTLMKLLTGEITPDAGRIVHSGNVRIAMLPQDVPDDLTGTVYDIVASGGKEHAELLRKYHELTLQIGRSSDGGLLRKLEQVQHQIETSGAWHFRQRVETVIARTELDENAGFGFLSAGLKRRVFLARALANDPDLLLLDEPTNHLDVSTILWLEDFLLKYEKTFMFVTHDRAFLQRLATRIVEIDRGRLVSFACDYRTYLERRQSLLENEEKQRHDFDKKLAMEESWIRQGVKARRTRNEGRVRALMQMRQERARRQEQTGVSRLVIQEAERSGRMVVDAEKVCFAWGDKKIVEAFSTTIIRGDKVGIIGPNGSGKTTLLRILLGDLKPQQGRVRLGTGIGIAYFDQLRAQLDENKTLRENIGGGNDTIIVGGASRHVVGYLQGFLFSPERIMSPVSSLSGGERNRLLLAKLFIIPSNVLVLDEPTNDLDAETLELLEDRLLEYSGTILMVSHDREFLNNVVTSTIVFEGEGLLQEYVGGYDDWLRQRKVPVEPPKSTAPKEQKEKRGERPKEKQKLSFKETRELEALPQTIEALEAEKQRLMATLNSSEFYASYDAAKLRTINDRLEALEKELDAAYHRWDKLENLVSEFSSTPGFRAY